The Aeoliella mucimassa genome includes the window GGCAGGCTGGCCGGTGCGACAGGCTGGATGGTCAAGCCATTCAATCCCGCTCAATTGATCAATGTAGTCACTCGGATTGTTGCCTAAGGAGTGCGCGCCGTGTCCACGAATGTCAAGAATTACCGCAATATCTTCTTTGAAGAGTCGATTGAGCATCTGGCCGATGTCGAAGCCGGATTGCTTGGACTCGAGGGAGATCCCAACGATAGTAGTTTGCTGGATCAAGTATTCCGTGGAGTGCACTCCATCAAAGGTGGTGCGGCCACATTTGGACTTGAAGCGGTCGCAAACTTCTCTCACTCGTTGGAAAACCACCTCGATCGATTGCGAGCAGGTGAGTGCGAAAACGATGCAAACTCTGCAGATGCTCTGTTTCGGTCGGTAGACTGCTTGCGGGCGCTCGTCGAGGCTGCGCAGAGCGAGGAATCGTTAGAGGCCGACACCACTCGCGAGATCGAAGAAATCACGAACATTCTCAGCTTTGTGCAAGAAGCAGCTCAGGAAGCGATTGTGCCTGTTGAAGCTCCTGTGGTTGTCGCCGCAGCTGAGGTGCCGGTAAACACAAAGCAGGACTGGAGTATCACCTTCGTGCCAGGGCCGGGCGCCTTTCAGAACGGTCTTGATCCAACTCTCATTTGGCGCGAACTTAGCCAGTTGGGAGATTTGAAAGTCGAACTCGACAATTCCAACTGGCCTTGTTGACTAACTCCACTCGAACTGTGGAAGCCCGAGTTGGGTGAATTGATTGATGATTTTACAGCGCAAGCGGGCTTCCGTTTGTTGGTTTTCGAATACTCGGTTTTTGAGATGGCTCCCAAAGCTTTGTTTCACTCGGTACATGGTCGTTTCCGCCAAGCTTCTACGATGATAGCCCACTTCCTCTTTCCAACTCCTACGCCCCTTGCGTCGAATCTGACGAATTGCCTCGTCCCGGGGCAAAGGCTCCTCCGCAGAGTTGCCATGTTGTTTGATCTTGGCGTTGTGCTGCGGCGGAATCACCGGCTCAATGCCTTCGGATTCCAGCCCTTCATAAACCTTCCACTTGTCGTAACTACCGTCGCCGTGAAACTTTTTTACGGGCTGCTCCACCTGCTCCAGCATTTCGGGAACCGCATCGGCATCGTGGCAACTGTTCTCGGTCAAAATCTCCGCCACAATCTCGCGGGTGTCAGGATTCACCGACAAATGCAGCTTCCGCCATGTCCGCCGCTTCGACTTGCCATGCGTCCGCATCTTCCATTCGCCCTCGCCAAACACTTTCATGCCGGTGCTATCCACCACGATATCGATGTCGCCCCTCTTGTTAGCGATATCGAGCGAAACATTCAGCTTGCTGGCTCGCTTGGCGAGCGAAGAATAATTGGGAATCGCTGCCTCGACGCCCAACATCGCCACCAGCGAGCGGCCGAATCCCTCAGTCTGCCGATAGGGAAGTTTCAGCAGTTCGCGAATCGTCAGCAAGCACTCGATCGCCGTATCGCTGAAGACAAAAGGGCGACCGACTTTTGTCTGGTCGTTAGGATGTTCCCAGTTCTCCAACGCCTCGTCGCTAAACCAAATAGTGATGTTTCCACGCTCGATGAGCGACTTGTTATACTCCTTCCAGTTCGTGACTTTGTAGGTTCGTTTTTCTTTCGTAGCCATGTTCGATCTCCGTAAAAAAGGTACGTGGTTCCATTCCACGTTAGTTTTTACGGAGGTTTGTGACTAATTGTTCAACAAGGCCGTTTTAATGTGTAGAAACTCCAATTGATTGGAGTTTCCCGAGTGTCACGTTTTCACACTAGTCGCCCAGCCTGCAAAGCCCCCCATTCGGGTGGACGCACAAATCTATTTTTAATACTTCCTTACACGGAATAATTAGCTCTTTATTCCCTGCATGCTGGGCTAAGAACTCCAATCAAGTGGAGTTCCAGGGGCGGGCGACACTGGTAAGTAGTAAGCATGAAGTTAAGTAGGGGTAATAGTACTGTGGAAGGTAACACACGGGCCTCGAAGGCGGCCCAACCTGTATACGGTGTTTTGTCGAGCCGTTTATTCGAGGGGGTGCCACTCAAAATATCGTTCTAGGATTCTCTTTACTTTCTTATCGCTCCAATTATCGCCTAGTTCTCGGGCGATACTACTCCATGGCTTACCAAGCTGCGACAAGATGTAAGGTAGTTGTTTGGGAGCTTCCATGTTCCTAGGGCGTCCCCCCTTGCGGCTTGGGTTGTGAGTGTTGGCAGCACGCTTGCGAATGCCTGGTAGGTCCTTCGCGGGAGTGGTCAGCGGGTTGAGGGAAATGAAGTCCACACCGGGGAATCTACTCAACTTATGAGGGTGCCGACTAAAACGCTGGTAGTCAAATGCAACAATCGGGAATCCCTCTTTTTCGGCATGTTCTATTGCTGCCATTAATTGAGGGGTGCTCCTAGAACCGATTCGTTGCCCGGATTCACCGATTCCGGAGTAAAAGGCGGCAACGGGTAGCTGTCTATCCCGGGCGAACAACTCAACAGCATACTTTTGGTACTCACCCTTTCGGCTCTCGCCGTCTTGGTTCGGCGAAGTACGTAGATAGCCGATGATTCCAGAGGTGTCGAGCCACCCGGTGTAAGATTCAACATCGTGAAGGTTGGAGGGAAACGGCTTTGAATTGTTGTCGCATTTAGGTAAACTTAAATGCATGACGATCATCCTAGTTAAGATCGTTAACCGCCCTCCAAGGTTGGCCGACCGTGGAGGGCACTTTTTTTGACACTGTTAGTTTTTGAAAAGGTTCCAGAGTTTCCGGTCGGCCTCTTCGCTTTCGGCCTGAATACGCTGCAGGGCGTCGTCTAGACGCTCATCTAGTGTCTTGGGCCTCGTTTTGGCTTCCGCGGCGGCTACTTTTGCGAGTTTGGCACCGGGTTGAGCAGCAGGAGGGCCAAGCTGGGGGTACTTCTTGAGCAACCGACTCACTGCAACTTGATGAAAGGGCCTACCATCCATCATTAAGTGGCCTTCGTCATTCAACCACTTTGCGATCTCACGTTGGGTCAATCCAAGGCTATTGAGTTCATAGAGTCTTGGCATGATGCTCTGGTAGTACTTATCTGCTTTTGACTGTCGAGCAGCACCAGCAGGGTGCTGGGGTACGGTTGCCATTTGTGGTATTCCTTGTTGGCGAGAACTGTACGGGTGCAACCTTGTCATTGTATCGTGTCTGTATAGAAATCCTAGCGCTTTTCTGGTAGATTCACACGATCCACCGTCCAGCAAAAAGCCCAGTCATATGGCCGGGCTTAAGGGAGAAGTGAGAGTAGTTATAAACAGCTAGATAACGTACAGCTTTTCTAACTCGTCGGTTGCCTGGAAAAGGGCAGCATATGCAGCTTGCACATAATGCCGCTTCATGCCTTTTTCAGCATGAGCTAAGAAAAGTTCTGTAAGATCTGGTCTGACTCTTTCTATCTCGTTTGCCGCCGACTTGCGGAAGTGTTTGAAACCCCGCTTGTCGTTTTTCAGTCCTGCCTTTTTCGTTGCCTTCAATCTGTTAAAGGCAAAGCTAACGCAGTCGTTGGTTACTAGCTTTCCGTTGTCGTTGATATTCTCGCGGTACAGAGACATTCCGTTTCGGTCGAGCAACAGCGGCCCACTGCTCTTATGGCTCCGATGCTTCTGCATTAGTTCTAGAGTAGAGGGCCAAAGCTTGGCTTTACTAGGTACACCACTTTTTTGGCGGTCACGGGTGACAATCCCGGTTTGCCAAGCAATCATGTTGGCTTCTAGAGTGGCAATGTCTCTTTGGGTGTACCCCAGATTAAGGCCTAGCATGATATACAATCGTGTCCGCTGACTGGCCTTGGACAACAGGAGTTTGATTTCCTCGGTGGTCCAAAAGAGGGGTTTCGGCTTGTCTCGTTTAACACGGGAGTAACTTGAAAGGTCTTTTGGCAAGTCATCAAGTATGTTCTGGTCTACTAGCCACTTAAGCCACTTGCGTACAGTGTCTAACCGCTTCTTAAGCGTGGCCTTGCCGATTTGATGCTCATCACCCGAATCTAAGAAACTCCATTGCTTATCACGGTATAAGTTCAGCATGGCCGCCGTGATCTCATCCACATAGATGGTCTGCGGGTAATTCACCCTGAGGAAGTCTCTGAAAGTCTTCAGCTTAGCGGTATCCTCTGACCACTGTTTAAGTGATAGCTCCTCTTGCTCGGTTTGGAGTTTTCGTTGTTCATGCCAGAAGTTGGCGAGTGCTTCAATTCGTAACTCCCCTGCATAAGGGTTGTTCTCATCGCTCACCACTAGCTCGGGATTCAAGAAAGGGCCGATACCGGTGCTGACGATCCAAGCCGGATCGTCGGCAGAGCGTGAGGCAGCAGGCGAAGCCCCTTTGGAAGTGTTGCGGGCCGCTGCTGGTGTTCGTACTGCTGCCGTGGTTGCTCTCACCGGGGCGGGGGGAATGTAAGTAGGTGCTGCGTTAAAAACTTGTTCTTCGGGTACTAAGGCCCCCGTTGTGGTGTAGGGACTCGGGCCGAGCCCGTCTATGTAAGCCTTGAGTCGCTCCCATTCTCTTAAGGCATTCTCATACCCCGTGCGGTCTCGTTTGCCGTTGGCTTGGCTTCTCATGTAATACGTCTTGCCCAGATATCTCTTTCGCCATCGCTTCGCGTGAGGCATCCAGGTTAGTTTGTAGGCGTAGGCCATTGCTGCAGTTGCTCCGAAATGTGACCAAAGGGGCTAAGGTCGGGGGGAGCAAGATAAGCAACTCGGTTAGCTTCATGCAAACGATTCCACGGTTCCAATCACCGATTGGAGTTTGGCCATTTAGCAGACCCAAAACCCGAACGGTTTTGATACCGCATCTTTGACCTTTTCTTGACCTTTGGGGAACACTTAGGGAACACTTTGGGAACACTTTGGGAACACTTTGGGAACACTTTGGGAACATTGCACGAAAAAACCGGGTTGGCTCGAAAACCACCCGGTTACCGTAAGTGCTTATTTAGAAAGGACTTGCGTTTTTTTAAGAAGCTGGGGAGCAGGGACTTGAACCCCGACTAACGGAATCAGAATCCGTCGTGCTACCGATTACACCACTCCCCAAGAGTTTGGCTCTCGAAGGACTCAAATCTAGGGTTTAGGGTTCGGGAAATCAAGGTGGATTGGTACCCCGCTACGGAGAGAGGGGGGGCGGGCGGGCTTTCTGTTGTTTTTGGAGGTATTCTTGTCCTCTGGCATCGAATCCGCGCGCAATAGATTAGTAGTCTAGATTCGTCCATTCTACGGGAGCTACTATGTTGTTGCCAAAACTAAAGCAGGTTTCACTTGTACTGGCCTTGGGGTTCTCGGCAGCACTCGCCCAGGCTGAAGGCTACGATCCGCTGCAGGTGGACGACTTGAAACTGCCGGAGCCGATTGACCTAACGATAAATGACACCGCACGCGATCGGGAAATTCCCGTGCGGATCTACCTCCCAGTGAGTGAGAAACCGGTCCCGGTGGTGCTGTTTAGCCATGGGTTGGGGGGATCGTGCAAGAATAATCCTTACCTCGGCCAGCACTGGTCGGCCCGCGGGTACGTGATCGTGTTCATGCAACATGCGGGGAGCGACGAGACGGTATGGCAGGACGTTCCACGTTGGAAAATCATGTCGGCGATGAGTTCGGCGGCCAGCGGCAAGAACATCATGGATCGTGTTCGCGACGTCTCGGTGGTGCTTGATCAATTGACCAGGTGGAACGAAGCCGCGGCCAGCGACCCTACTGCCGCCAAGCTAGCGGGGCGATTGGACCTGGATCATGTAGGAATGTCGGGGCATTCGTTCGGCGCGGTCACTACCCAGGCCGTTGCGGGGCAGGCTTTTGGCGGACGCAGCCTGTTTGCCGAGTCGCGCATCGATGCGGCTGTGCTGATGAGTCCCAGTACCCCACGACGGGGGAGTGCCAGCCAGGCGTTTGGCGAGGTCTCGATGCCCTGGCTGCTGCTGACCGGTACGCACGACGCTGGCCGCATTGGCGATCAGACGCCCGAAAGCCGTCAGCAGGTCTATCCGGCGCTGCCGACCGGCGGCAAGTTTCAACTGGTTTTGAACGGGGCCGAGCACTCTGCGTTTGGCGATCGAGAACTGCCTGGCGATCGTGAGCCACGCAATCCGAATCATCACAAAGCCATTCTGGCGACCACCACCGCGTTTTGGGATACGTATCTCCTGGAGAACCAGCAGGCGAAAGCCTGGATCGAATCCGAACAAGTTCGCCAGGTGCTCGAATCTGACGACAAGTGGGATATCAAGTAGTCGGCCGCCCCAGTCGACCTGCTTGCACCTGGTGATTCCTTGAGAAAAGCAATTTGCCAACTACTTTCGCCGATGCCGCCAGTCTCGTAAGATAAAGGAGTTATGGGGAGGGTTCGCCATGAGTCGGCGGGCACACACGGTGGTGGCTTGTTGCAGGTAGTTAGCGATGGCGTTTCTCGAAATCCTTCAAGGTGTAGAACCTGGTAAGCGGATCGAAATTCCGCCCGGCCGCTCGGTCATGGGACGCAGCAGCGAGTGCGATATTCCGCTCGACGTCGCGGCTGTGAGCCGGCAACATGCGGCGATCATCAAGGAGTCCGACGGGGTCTTCGTCGAGGATCTCAATAGCCGCAACGGTACCTTTGTCAACGAACAGCGGGTCGAGGGACGACGCCAGCTGAAGCATGGCGACCGCATCCTAATTTGCGATCAGGTGCTCGGTGTCCACGTCATGCAGGGGGTCCCCCTGGGGGGGCATGAGCCGAAGGACGATACCTCGCTGGCGTATTTGATGGACGACCACGGCACCGCCAGCGTGATGGCGACGCTCGACGTCTCCGCCCGCGCGGCCAGTATCGGGCTGTCGGCCCGTCCTGAAGTGAAACTCGCCGCGCTGTTGGAGATTTCCAATAGCCTGAGCAAGACCCTGCAGGTGGAGCAGATTCTGCCCAAGATTCTCGACAGCCTGTTCAAGATCTTCCTGCAAGCGGATCGCGGTTTCGTGATCATGCGCCCCGGCGACGACGCGCCGCTGGTGCCGGTGGCCGACAAGTATCGCAAAGCCGGGCAGGACGAACGCACACGGATCAGTAAGACCATCGTCCAGCAGGCGATGGACAATAAGTCGGCGATTCTGTCCGCCGACGCGGCAACCGACGAACGCTTTGGACTGGCCGAGAGTATTTCCGACTTCCAGATTCGCTCGATGATGTGTGCCCCGATGCTCGATTCGGAAGGGCATCCGCTCGGCGTCATCCAGATCGATACCAACAACCAGAAGAGTAAGTTCTCGAACGAGGACCTCGAAGTGCTGGCTGCCGTGGCCAGTCAGGCGGCCGTTGCCATCGACAACGCGCGCATGCACGAAGTGGCCGTCGAACAGCGCGCCTTGCAGCGCGACCTCGACTTGGCCGCGCGAATGCAGCGGGCGTTGCTTCCTTCGAAGGCTCCTGAAGTGTCGGGCTACCGGTTCTTCGACTACTACGAATCCGCCCGCCAGGTCGGCGGCGACTACTACGATTACGTAACGCTGGCCGATGGCCGCTTTGCGGTGGTGCTCGGCGACGTGGCCGGCAAAGGGGTCAGCGCTGCGATTCTCATGGCGCGACTCTCCAGCGATGTGCGATTCAGTCTGGCCAGCGAAAAGTGCCCTGCAGCTGCGGTATCGCGGGCGAACTTTACGTTCGCTCAACACGACTGGGCCGATCGTTTTGTGACCATGATTGTCGCCGTGGTCGATCCGGCGGCGCATCGCATGACACTCGTCAACGCTGGGCATATGCCGCCACTGTTGCGGCGAGCCAGTGGCGAAGTGGTGGAAGTGGGCGATGAGATCGCCGGCCTGCCGATCGGCGTGATCGATGACTTTGAATACGAGTCGCTCGACCTCGAACTCGCTCCCGGCGACTCGCTAACCATGTTTACCGATGGCTTCAGCGAAGCGATGAACTCCGCCCGCGATCTTTATGGACTAGAACGGCTGGCCGAGCAGATCAAAGTCGGCGATGCCGATGTCGAGAAGCTTGGGCACCATGTGCTCAGCGACGTTCGCAGCTTTGTCGGCGATTTTGCCCAGAGCGACGACATGTGCTTGGCCTGCTTCGGCCGGTGCGGTTAGGCCGCTCACGCTTCCGCGCGACGGCCCAACGCACCTTAGCACCGTTTGCTACTTCTGCGGACGTTGCCGCTGGTCGTCGTAGTGATCTTCGGTTACTTCCAGATCCTTGCGAAGCGCAACGAGCTTGGTTTCCAACTCCGCCCGCACTTCGGCGTAGTCGGGATTGTCGTAGACGCTCGTCATTTCTTGGGGATCTTCTTGCAGATCGAACATCTCCCACTGATCGAGATCGAAGTAATGGATCAGCTTGTAACGATCGGTCGCGACCCCATAGTGCGGTGACACCGAGTGCGATGCAGGCGGCCCTTCGTAGTAGTGGTAGTAGAATGCATCGCGCCAGTTCTCGACGGGCTTGCCTTCGAGCATCGGCTTGAAGCTCGCTCCTTGCATGTCGTCGGGAGTCTCCACGCCGGCGATATCGAGGAACGTTTCGGCGAAGTCCAGGTTCGAGACCATCCGCTTTTCGACCGAACCAGGTTTCACCTTGCCAGGCCAGCGAACCAGCAGCGGAGTACGGAACGACTCTTCGTACATGAATCGCTTGTCGTACCAACCATGCTCGCCAAGGTAGAAGCCTTGGTCGCTGGAGTACACGACCACGGTGTTCTCAGCCAGTCCGTTCTCGTCGAGGTAATCGAGTACACGCCCCACATTGTCGTCGACCGAGGCGATGCAACGCAGGTAGTCTTTGATGTACCGCTGGTAGTTCCAGTGAGTCAGGGCGTCGCCTTCAGGCGGGTTCTTCATGTAGGCTTCGTTCTCCGCCTGGTAAGCCGCCTGCCAGGCTTCTTTTGCCTCGGGAGTCATCAAATTGAGTTGACGCTTCGCGTACTGATTGTCCGCGGGCCAAACCTTCATGTCTTCCACGGGACGCATGTGGTCGGCGATGCGCATCAAGGCGTTTCGCGCCGCGTCGGCTCGGCCTTCGTAGTCGTCGAACAGAGTCGCCGGCTCGGGGATCGTCACGCCATCGAAGTCGGCTACGTGCTCTTTGCTTGGCATCCATTCGCGATGCGGAGCTTTATGCTGCAGCATCAACAGGAACGGCTTCGACTTATCGCGACCGCTGTCGAGCCAACCTAGCGCTTCGTCGGTTACCACGTCGGTCGCGTAACCAGGCATGGTTTTGTTGCCATCAGGCGTGCGAAACACCGGGCTGTAGTATCGCCCTTGGCCGGGTAGCACTTTCCAGAAGTCGAACCCGGTCGGCTCGGTTCGCAGGTGCCATTTGCCGACGATGGCGGTTTGGTAGCCCACCTTTTTCAGTAGCTTAGGAAAGGTTTGCTGCGAGCCATCGAAGGTGCTGTGGTTGTCGTAGAAACCATTCTTATGGCTGTACTTGCCCGTAAGAATGCACGCCCGACTAGGACCGCAAATCGAGTTGGTGACCACGCAGCGATCGAATCGCATGCCTTCGTTCGCCAGGCGATCAATGTTTGGCGTTTGATTGCGATTGGAGCCATAAGCACTAATCGCTTGCCAGGCGTGATCGTCGGAGAAGATAAACAAAATGTTCGGCTGCTTCGCCTCGTCGGCGAACACAGGCGAGCCAATCATCAACAATAGTGTGAACGCTGCGAGCAACAGTTGCTTGGTACGCATGGTATTTCGGGCTCCCTGGTGAATCGAAATCGTAGAGCTACGATGCCCTAAGTGTACCGTGGGGGCGTGCGCGATGCACGTTGCGAAAAGCTTAGTTCGCCGCGGAAGGGAGCGAGAGTTCGGTTATCGCTTCGAGATGCTGCGGGTAGTGCTCTACCGCTTCGCGGGGCTCCATGTTGAACAGCACCCGTCCGGCGGTGGTCCATTGGTCGCTTCGCCATTCCAGCAGCGCGGTCGCGCACCGCAAGTTACTGACGGCCGCTACGTCCTCCATGCCGCCGCCGAGCACGGCTTCGAACGACACGGTGATGCCGACCAGCGCGTAGATATCGCCGGTCGCCCGGTCGCGGCAAAGCAAGGCGGAGTCGTGAAATTGACTCGATTTCCAGGCCAGTCCCCGGGGTTTCCCCGTTGCTGCAGCGGCGGTGAGAAAGTTGGATTCCACCTGCTGCCAGTCGTTTATCAGGGCTTCGCTGGCTAGTTGCAGCCGGCGACTCCATAGCCAGCGGCCCACCACCCCGCGCAGCAGCCAGCCAACGATGGCCAGGGCCAGGCAAAACCAAAACAAAAAACGCAGAAACACCGGGGCAACTCGCAGTTAGCGATGGGGCTCAATCGAGTCACTTAACCTAGCACGAGATGCCCCGTCTACCAATTGGCCGGCCCGCTCGGAGGGGCCGACTTCTGCCCAGCGGGGGGATTCGTCGGCGGCACCGGCAACTGGCCCTGTGTGCGGTCGTGCGACGGAGAGGGAGGCTCGAATAACTGCGGTTCGGGAGCCACGGTAGGAGCTGCCATGGGGGCGGCGATTGGAGCCCCCATCGTCGCGATGGGGGGAGCCATTGGCGGGATAGGTTCCCCTGGCCAGGCCTGAACGGGGCCCTCTTGCTGGCAGCCTAAGCACGACATCCCCCACACGATGGGGGGATTCGACGGAGTGCTCGGCAATCGCCGGACCCCGGGGCTGGCGACCGAGTTCTTCCACCGCGGACCGATCATCATCGGCGCGTGGTGCCCCGGCCCGAATCCGGTGCCCACGAATTGATAGGGAGTCGAGGGGACGTTCCAGTAGCCGGCCGCGTGGGCCGAACCGCAATAAGCTCCGGCAGCCAACAGTACAACAGCAGCGGTCGTGATGCGTAGCATGAACAGGGCCAAGTTTGCGGGGAACAGAAAGGGGGGAACTCGAACTGCCAGCAGTTGCTATTGTCATCGGCGCGAAGCAACTGGCGATTCTCGGCGATCGGCCAGATTGCCAGCTTTCCTGCTTGCTGAGTGCGGCTTAGGGCGGTTAACCAAACTGCGAGCGGTGACCACGCTGTTTTACGCAGTAATACTGCAGAGATTTGCATCCTGTTTTCCGCTCCCAGCGACGCGAAGGATTGAACCGAGTGGAACAATGTTGCGTACCATTCCAATAGCCCTCGTTAGAAAGCATGTGAATCTAGGCAAAATGCTTCGATGTTGCTTCCTACGGAGGATACATGTATTATTCGGTTAAGTAGTGTCCCACAAGCAACTTGCGACAAGGTGCCGGCGTGCGGGGCGGGGTGAAATGCCGCTGTCGCCACCAAGTGGTTGCGACCGATAATCGCATGGAGACGCTACCTTCCCTCTAAAACCCGCCTTCAAGTCTTTTTTTCTGCTTAGGAACAAATCACCATGCAGCAAGTTCTCGCTGGTCGTTCTGGCCTTTTACGTTTGGCTGTTGCCAGTCTCTCTGTCGTCGTGCTGGTAGGGCCCGCGCTAGCTCGTCCCACCGAGCCATCGGCCACCGACCGGCAAATTGCCCTCGCCGTGTCGATTTTGATGGAGCAGCAACACCTGACTCAACGCAAAATCGACGATCAGGCCTCGGAACGTTGCCTGCAATCGATGCTCAAGACGCTGGATCCGCTGAAGTTGTACTTCTATCAGTCGGACGTCGATGAGTTCGCCGGTAGCGAACATGAACTCGACGACATGGTGCGTCGCGGCGATATCAAAATGGCCTACCGCATTTTCGACCGCTTCCTGCAGCGTGTCGACGAGCGGATTACCATGGCGCTGAAGGAAGTAGACGTCGATCACGACTTCACGCTCGATGAAGAGATGGTTCGCGATGCTGACGCAGCGACCTACGCCAAGACCCCCGAAGAAGCCCAAGACAAATGGCGTCGCCGGGTGAAGTACGAAGTGCTGAACCTGATCGCCGAC containing:
- a CDS encoding Hpt domain-containing protein encodes the protein MSTNVKNYRNIFFEESIEHLADVEAGLLGLEGDPNDSSLLDQVFRGVHSIKGGAATFGLEAVANFSHSLENHLDRLRAGECENDANSADALFRSVDCLRALVEAAQSEESLEADTTREIEEITNILSFVQEAAQEAIVPVEAPVVVAAAEVPVNTKQDWSITFVPGPGAFQNGLDPTLIWRELSQLGDLKVELDNSNWPC
- a CDS encoding IS5 family transposase, which codes for MATKEKRTYKVTNWKEYNKSLIERGNITIWFSDEALENWEHPNDQTKVGRPFVFSDTAIECLLTIRELLKLPYRQTEGFGRSLVAMLGVEAAIPNYSSLAKRASKLNVSLDIANKRGDIDIVVDSTGMKVFGEGEWKMRTHGKSKRRTWRKLHLSVNPDTREIVAEILTENSCHDADAVPEMLEQVEQPVKKFHGDGSYDKWKVYEGLESEGIEPVIPPQHNAKIKQHGNSAEEPLPRDEAIRQIRRKGRRSWKEEVGYHRRSLAETTMYRVKQSFGSHLKNRVFENQQTEARLRCKIINQFTQLGLPQFEWS
- a CDS encoding recombinase family protein, which translates into the protein MHLSLPKCDNNSKPFPSNLHDVESYTGWLDTSGIIGYLRTSPNQDGESRKGEYQKYAVELFARDRQLPVAAFYSGIGESGQRIGSRSTPQLMAAIEHAEKEGFPIVAFDYQRFSRHPHKLSRFPGVDFISLNPLTTPAKDLPGIRKRAANTHNPSRKGGRPRNMEAPKQLPYILSQLGKPWSSIARELGDNWSDKKVKRILERYFEWHPLE
- a CDS encoding alpha/beta hydrolase family protein, whose protein sequence is MLLPKLKQVSLVLALGFSAALAQAEGYDPLQVDDLKLPEPIDLTINDTARDREIPVRIYLPVSEKPVPVVLFSHGLGGSCKNNPYLGQHWSARGYVIVFMQHAGSDETVWQDVPRWKIMSAMSSAASGKNIMDRVRDVSVVLDQLTRWNEAAASDPTAAKLAGRLDLDHVGMSGHSFGAVTTQAVAGQAFGGRSLFAESRIDAAVLMSPSTPRRGSASQAFGEVSMPWLLLTGTHDAGRIGDQTPESRQQVYPALPTGGKFQLVLNGAEHSAFGDRELPGDREPRNPNHHKAILATTTAFWDTYLLENQQAKAWIESEQVRQVLESDDKWDIK
- a CDS encoding SpoIIE family protein phosphatase; the encoded protein is MAFLEILQGVEPGKRIEIPPGRSVMGRSSECDIPLDVAAVSRQHAAIIKESDGVFVEDLNSRNGTFVNEQRVEGRRQLKHGDRILICDQVLGVHVMQGVPLGGHEPKDDTSLAYLMDDHGTASVMATLDVSARAASIGLSARPEVKLAALLEISNSLSKTLQVEQILPKILDSLFKIFLQADRGFVIMRPGDDAPLVPVADKYRKAGQDERTRISKTIVQQAMDNKSAILSADAATDERFGLAESISDFQIRSMMCAPMLDSEGHPLGVIQIDTNNQKSKFSNEDLEVLAAVASQAAVAIDNARMHEVAVEQRALQRDLDLAARMQRALLPSKAPEVSGYRFFDYYESARQVGGDYYDYVTLADGRFAVVLGDVAGKGVSAAILMARLSSDVRFSLASEKCPAAAVSRANFTFAQHDWADRFVTMIVAVVDPAAHRMTLVNAGHMPPLLRRASGEVVEVGDEIAGLPIGVIDDFEYESLDLELAPGDSLTMFTDGFSEAMNSARDLYGLERLAEQIKVGDADVEKLGHHVLSDVRSFVGDFAQSDDMCLACFGRCG
- a CDS encoding sulfatase family protein, with amino-acid sequence MRTKQLLLAAFTLLLMIGSPVFADEAKQPNILFIFSDDHAWQAISAYGSNRNQTPNIDRLANEGMRFDRCVVTNSICGPSRACILTGKYSHKNGFYDNHSTFDGSQQTFPKLLKKVGYQTAIVGKWHLRTEPTGFDFWKVLPGQGRYYSPVFRTPDGNKTMPGYATDVVTDEALGWLDSGRDKSKPFLLMLQHKAPHREWMPSKEHVADFDGVTIPEPATLFDDYEGRADAARNALMRIADHMRPVEDMKVWPADNQYAKRQLNLMTPEAKEAWQAAYQAENEAYMKNPPEGDALTHWNYQRYIKDYLRCIASVDDNVGRVLDYLDENGLAENTVVVYSSDQGFYLGEHGWYDKRFMYEESFRTPLLVRWPGKVKPGSVEKRMVSNLDFAETFLDIAGVETPDDMQGASFKPMLEGKPVENWRDAFYYHYYEGPPASHSVSPHYGVATDRYKLIHYFDLDQWEMFDLQEDPQEMTSVYDNPDYAEVRAELETKLVALRKDLEVTEDHYDDQRQRPQK